The region ATTTTAGATTGTATATTACTATTTATTATATATAATTATATCATAAAATTAATGGCTCTTTCCAAAGAAAGTTGACAAAGGAATGATAAAAATGTTAAAATAAAAGAAAAAGCGAAAGGGAAGAGCTAAATGAAAGAAATAATAAAAATGCTGGATAAAAGTTTAAAGTATATAAAACATGAAATAAAAGAAGACACAATATATATTTATGTAAAATCAAAAAAGAAAAAAGCAAAATGTCCAGTATGTGGAGAAGAAACAGATAAAGTACATTCAAAATACACAAGAAGCTTTCAGGATTTACCAATAGGAGGAAAAAAGGTAA is a window of Marinitoga hydrogenitolerans DSM 16785 DNA encoding:
- a CDS encoding transposase family protein, which translates into the protein MKEIIKMLDKSLKYIKHEIKEDTIYIYVKSKKKKAKCPVCGEETDKVHSKYTRSFQDLPIGGKKV